TGAAAGAAGGTATACCCGTCTTCAAAGTGATAAAACCATTTGTGAATCCAATTCCTACAGCAATGAGTAAACATAGAAAAAGTGAAAGATATTCATTCATCTTGTGGTTTACCATTATCGCAAAGACCATTGGAACTACAGCAAAAACAGCACCAACAGATAAATCAAATTCACCACTAATCATGAGCATACAAACACCAATGGCTATGATTCCAAGCTCAGCCGCCATTGTCAAAGTATTCATTAAGTTATCTAAGGTGGAAAATCGACTTGATAAAAAAGAAAAGATCACAAAAAACACAGCAATTCCAACAACTGCGCCAAATTCCTTTATTCTCAAAAAAGAAAGATAATCTTTCTTCCTTGTCAAAACGACCACCCTTTTCAAAGAGGGTGGCACCAGCCACCCTCTGGTAAATTCATTAACGGTAACCCAATTGCACCGTCTTTTCGACGATTTCCACGTTACTCTTATCAACAATTGATGGTCCAGTGAGAACATCTTCGTGCGGAATCAAACCAAATTCTTTATACAAATACAAGAAAACGATTGGTAAATAACCTTGCAGATACTGTTGTTGGTCAATCGTGAAAACAACGACACCTCTTTTGATGGCATCGGTTATTTTCGTTGTCAAGTCAATAGCACCTATTTTCACTTTACCAACGAGATTTTCTTCTTCAACAAGTTGTATTGCGGGATGTGCACCAAGTGGTCCAAGAGTGAATATTGCGTTGGTATCAGGGTATTTTGTCAAATAGCTTTTGAGTAATGTCAAAGCCTTCGTCGGGTCTGTTGTGATATCGAGTTTTTCCACAGGTATCTTCTTTTCCGCTAAAACATCTGCTATACCTTTTGCCCTTGCTTCAAGCCCCACATGACCTGGTTCGTGAATCGCCACAACGGCTCTTTTCGGTGTGAATTCCTGGAGCATCCTTCTTGCCGCATAAACTCCTGCAAGGTACTCATTCATACCTACATAACACAGATATGGAATCTTCTCATCAGCAGATCTGTCATCTGGAACGTTGATCGCAACTACAGGAATACCCATTTCAATTGCTTTTCTGAGTGGCTCATCCAATGCCACAGGGTTCGTAATTGTGACAACAAGACCGTCTGGTCTTTTGACTATTGCTGAATTGACAAGATCGATGAATTCTTTGAGAGAGAATTTTTCTGGTCCGAGGTAAACCGCATCGACTCCGAATTTTGCCGCTGCATCTTTGACACCTTTCATGACAACTCCCCAGAATGGATCAGCCGGACCACCATGTGATACGACATAGAATGTGTAACTAAAAACAGCGACAGACACCATGGCAACAATTAACAATGTTACCAGTCTTTTCACAAAGATCCCCCCTAATATGAAGGCGCTCAAGGCGCCTTCAAATCACCACATATTTCCCAAGCTGTATATGCTCCTCCAACCTGGTTCAAATGGTTTCTTCAGTGCGGCATCTAATTCCTCTTTAGGTCTCTGAGAAAGTTCATTGGCAGGTGGGAGCTTACCCACTGGATAGGTCTTCATGATGTCGTTGACGAGTTTTTCAAGATAATCGAGTAATGCCTCTACTCCCTCCTTGGCTTTTTCTGCACTTGCCTTAGTTGCCTTCCCAACGACACCTTCTGGATACGCAGCAACTTCAATCGGCCCACCACCAACGTGTCCATACCACGCGATGGCCCTGTGCAGCAGATTACCCGCCTTGTCGATATGGCCTTCTGGCATATAACCACGTGGTGTTGTATCCACCGCCCATTCTTGATGACAAAACTCCGGGAACAAAGCAAGACTCCAAGAAGTTTCTACTTCATCAGCGTGGATGAAATTGGTCTCATACGGTCCACCGTCTTTTTTGAGTTTGAATTTATCCTGAATCGCATGATACCAATTTACGTTGAAGATCATCGCAGGTACTTGGAAGATCTTCGCAAATTTGTGTATTGCGACAGGTATGACAAACTCTTGCCCATGGCCATTTAATAAGATCTGCTTCCTAAATCCTGCATTCCAAAATCCAGCGATGACACTGACCAAAAGATCTATGAAGGCTTCATCTTTCACTGGTACTGTCCCAGGCATACCGATGTGGTGATATGGGTGAAAACCATACCAAATTGGTTCTGCCACAGTACAACCTGTCTTCAATGCAACTTGTTCTGCCATTCTCGTAACTAAGAAAGTATCTTCACCAGTCGGTGCATTCGGGCCGTGATTTTCCGTACTTCCAACTGGAATAATTATTAAATCGCATTTTTTCAATCTTTCTTCTATTTCTTTCATAGTCATCGTCTGATAATAAACTCCAGATGGTTTCTCCATGTGACCTTCTTTCGGTGGTATTTCCCATTTTGGCATATTCAACCCTCCAATCTCACATGTGCACTACCACTTTCGACGGCCTTGTAACATGCATCGATGATCTTTATCACTTTTACACCGTCACTCACAGTAACAGGGGGAGTCTTGTGTTCCTTAAGACAATCGATAAAAAGTCTGTTTTCGGTTATGTATCCCCATTTTTCTTTGAAATCTACTTTTGTGAAATCGTGGCTCTCAACTTCTTTTCCAAGGCCTTTGCAGAAATGTACTCTTTCCATTTCCTCATTTGTCATCATCATGTGCTCACCATAAACTTCAACTCTTTCAAAAGGTATCATCCAACTTGCATGAGCGCATGATGTGAAAGTACCTATGATTCCATTTTTCATCTTCATTGCAATCGACCAATCATCGATATCTGGGTAAACACTCTTTTTACCCAAGACATACATCTCTTCAATATCTCCAAAGAGCCACCGCGCCATATCAAAGAGATGCAAGGTACTCTCAAAGAGGAATCCTCCAGTGTATGACCTGTCTGATGTCCATGGTGGATTGAGTAATTCTCCTCTGTTCATTTTTATCTGGAATGAATAAGGTTTCACAGTCCCATTATCTATTCTCTCTTTCATGAAAGTATATACATGGGCAAATCTTCTGTTGTGACCCACTTGAAAAATCGCACCTTTTTCTTTGACCTTCGATTCTAATGCTAAGGCATCTTTCAAAGAAATAGTCATCGGCTTTTCACAAAACACATTCAAGCCAGTTTCGAGTGCATTCATGGCATATTCAAAATGCGTTTTGTTTGGTGATGTGATATACACAGCATTTATACCGGCGTCTTTCATTTGTCTTAAATCGTCAAAAACTTTTGCCTTGAATCTTTCTGCAACTGATTTTGCTCTGTTTTTGTCTACATCCATCACACCAACAATCTCAACATCATCAAAGGTCGAAAGAATTTCCAAATGTACCTGACCTATGAATCCACTTCCAATGACTCCAACTCTAACCTTTTCCATAGAAGTCACCTCAAGGGTTGAGCATAGTTACCTTGATGAGTTCCTTGTCAGTTTGCAATTTCTTTATGTATTCAGGTATCTCCTCAAGCTTCACTGTTTTAGAGATCATCTTGGTCATATCCATTCCCGTTGCCATTAGGCTTATAACCCTTGGAAAATTACCATGTCCTGAGTGACCTTGCGAACCAACTATCTGGGCACGTCTTACTTGGAAGATCTCACCGGTTACGGGGATCTTTGCATCTGCCCTTGCCACTATCACAACAGTTGCATTCACACCTCTTGCTCTCCAGATAGTTTCTTCAATGTCTTTCCAAACAATCTGGGGTAGACCTGTAGCCTCTAAATAGATTTTTGCGCCCATGCCATTGGTACTATCCAAAACCGCTTCAACGAAATTCTCTTTTGTTGGATCTATGACAACATCTGCACCCAACTCTTTTGCGAGTTTTCTTCTTGTTTCCGATGGTTCTGAAAGTATTACCTTAGCTCCACCTGCCCTTTTAAGCACAGCAACGGCTGCAAGTCCTATAGGTCCTCCGCCGAGAATCACCACATTGTCTCCTGGTCTTATACCTCCACCTCTTTCTATAACTGCGTTATAAGCAACGGAAGTTGGTTCAACAAGACTACCAGCCAAGAACAATTTGTCACCTTGATAATTTTTTTCAAGTTCCCTTAAACTCCACAGATATTTCGCATCAGATATCACGTATTTTGCAAAAGCACCATCGATATCAAATCCAATTTCATGGAGATTTTCGCAATGATTTGGATAACCATCTGCACATGGCCTGCAATGACCACACCAGAACATTTCTTCAGAAGTCACCGGTTCTCCAGGTTCAAATCTCTTATTTGTTCTTCTGTTTATTGCCTCTGGTCCAGCATCGACAACAATTCCTGAAAATTCGTGACCAAGCGTTGCAGGGAATCCCGTTAATCCGGGATAGAGCATATAACCATCCTGATCTGCCTGTGCCATGTGAACGTCACTTCCACAAATTCCACATGCTTTTACTTGAATCAGTACTTCTGTGGGCTTTTTGATCTTAGGTTCTGGAACTTCCTCTACAACAACCTGTGGATAGCGCCAAACCTTGCTACCAAGCCAACAAACCTTTCCTTCAATGTCCTTAGGGCCAAGTTTAAACCCCGGTCTTGGCTCCCATTTTGCATGCAGTCTTACTGCCTTCATTTCCACCCCTCCTAAGGTAGCCATTCGGCTCCATTATAAGTCTACCTACAGTTAACAGAATTGACAAATTTGAAAATCGTCGTTCAAAAGGTTTTATAACGCTTTATCATTTTCTTGCTCTTTCTTTTTTGTGTTTTCTCATTATTTCATGTGATTTTGTATGATTTCGAATTTGACTTTCGTAACTCAAATTGGTAGGATTCAAATGGAGGGGTAATTTTGTTCACTGAAGAGAGGAGAAACGTGATTCTGGATCTTTTACGAAAGAAAGGGAAGGTAACTGTTAATGAATTAACCCGGCAGTTAAGGGTGAGTAGTGTGACAATAAGAAAGGATCTTGATTTTTTAGAAGCAAACGGATCAATTGTCAGGACTCATGGTGGTGCTATCCTTCCAGATCACTCGCGCTCTGAATGGAATTTTCTGAAAAAAATACACCAACGAGAAAACGAAAAGAAAAGAATAGCCAAGAAAATAGTATCATTAATCGAGGATGGAGATACAGTTATACTCGATAGTAGTAGTACCAATTACTATGCAACATTTGAACTTAGAAAATCAGATCTTTCTATGATCACCGTTGTCACAAATAACGTCTTCATTGCAGGAAAGCTCATAGAATTGGGCATTGAAGTGCTCGTACTTGGTGGTGTAGTTAGAGAGAATAGCTTGTCGCTCGTAGGACCTTGGGCTCTAAGATTTTTGGAGGAAATCAATGTTGATAAGGCATTCTTGGGTACAACAGGATTTTCCATTGATAAAGGCTTTATGACCCCGAGCGTTGTCGAAGCAGACGTAAAAAAAGCAATGATAAGAAGCGCTTCGAAAGTATATATTGTGACAGATTCCACAAAATTCACACGCAGTGCTTTTGCTTCATTTGCCTTACCTGAAGAAGTTGACGGTGTCATAACAGATGAAAACATACCGAAAGAATTTGAAGCTTTCTTACTCGAAAAAGGCGTTCAAGTTTACAAAACATAAAGGGGGAGATCGCATTGAAAAAACAAATTGGATATTTTCTCAAAGAATTTGAGAAACTAACAACTGGCAAGTACCAAGTTTATCAAGATTCAATTCACCAGATAGACACTTCTATTTTCTTTATATGCAGGGACAAGGATAGAAAACAACTCGTGATAATAGGAAAGAAAGGTATATGTGAGAGATTCGAAGCCAACAAGATTGGAGAAATTAATGATCTGGATGTAGTAATTTGCCAACTTTCTCACAAAAACTGTGACACAATAAAAGATTTATTCAGTTTAAATCCAAAAAGATGTAATAAAAAAACTTCATTTGGTTTTGGTGATAGACTTGGGATTGCAACTCCTGCACATGCTCAAGCCGCGAAAGATCATGATTTATTTCCAATCTTTGCTCAACAGTCTGTTAGGGAATTATCAAGAACACAGAGAACCTTCAAAGATGCACTTGACAGTGCTGTGTGGGGTGTCTTTGAGAGTGGATATCACAAAGATTTTGGTGCTGATGCAGATCATGTGAAGCAAATCGATGATCTTTTGAACGCCGCACATGAAGGATACAGTATGTACACATTAGATCCATCGGATCATGTTAGAGATATCGATAAAATGAGTCAAAAAGAGATCGCTGAGTTTTATCAATCTCATCCAGAAAGAAGGGAACTTGAATCAAAATACGTTGGAAAAACTTTTAACCTATCAAAACAAAAACTCGTTATGGACGAAGAGAGTTTTGTAAAAATTTTTGTTACGTACATCGATGTGATAAAGCACGTCGTCAGATGTTATGATGCGCTCAAAAGCGTTAAAAGAGATTTTGATCTTGAAGTCTCGATAGATGAAACTTCAACACCAACAACCCCACTGGCACATATATTCATTGCAGAAGAACTCAGAAGAAAAGGTGTGGATTTTCAAACCCTTGCACCAAGATTCATCGGACAATGGCAAAAAGGGATAGATTACATAGGTGATCTTTCTATTCTTGAGAAAGAGATGACCATTCATGGTGAAATTGTCAAGATTCTCTCTGGATACAGACTTTCATTGCACTCGGGAAGTGATAAATTTAGTGTATATTCGATCTTTGCAAAATGTACTGAAGGTAATTTGCATATCAAGACTGCGGGGACAAGTTATTTAGAGGCAATCAAGGTAATAGCAGTAAAAGACGCTGTATTGTACAGAGACATACACAGATATGCCCTTGAACGCTTTGAAATAGATAGGGCATCATACCACGTGACAACAGATCTCAACAAGATACCTAATGTTGATAAGATGAGCGACACAGATCTTGTGAAACTCTTCGATATACCAGATGCTCGCCAATTGATCCATATAACATACGGTTCAATTCTCACAGCAAAAGAGTCGGGACATTATCTTTTCAAAGATCGTATTTTCAAAGTATTATTTGATAACGAAAAATTGCACTACGAATTCGTCAAAAATCACATGGAAAAACATCTCAATCTACTAAAAATTTGAAAGGGGTGTTTAAGATGAACGAGGCTTACAAATTGTTCAATCTGGAAGGGAAAGTCGTAGTAATAACAGGTGGTGCAGGTATACTCGGCTCGGCTATAGGTAGAGGTTTAGCAAAATTTGGAGCAAGGATTGCTGTTTGTGACATCAAGAACTTTGATGTCGTAGCAAGTGAGATGCAAAAGGCTGGTTTTGAAGCAAAGGGTTACTACATGGATGTTTTGAACATCGATGTGATCAAAAAAGCCTACGATGAGATTTTGAAAGACTTTGGTAAAGTAGATGTCTTGCTCAACGCCGCAGGAGGGAACATGCCTCAAGCAACAACATCGGCTGAATTGAGTTTTTTTGATCTTCCATTGGACGCCTTACAGAAAGTAGTTGCATTGAATTTGTTCGGTGGGGCAATATTACCTTCACAGGTCTTTGGTAAATTCATGGTTCAAAGGCCAGAAGGTGGATCAATAATCAATATTTCTTCAATGGCAGCATTCAGACCATTAACACGCACAATTGGATATTCTGCAGCAAAAGCCGCAGTGAGTAATTTCACTCAATGGCTTGCCGTTCACCTTGCCATGGAATACAACAAGAATCTAAGGGTTAATGCAATTGCACCAGGCTTTTTCTTAACACAACAAAACAGATATTTGTTGCTCGATGAACAGGGAAATCTCACACCAAGGGGAAAGGCTATAATCGATCACACGCCAATGGGTAGGTTTGGAGATCCAGATGATCTCATTGGCGTATGTGTATGGTTATGCTCAGAAGCATCAAAGTTTGTAACAGGTGCTGTTATACCGATAGACGGTGGATTCAACGCATATTCTGGGGTATGAAGAAGGTGTAGTGATGAGTTTCATAGAGAATCTTTCAGGTGAATTGAGCTCAAAAGAACTATCTGAACTAATCGAACGTGTATTACCAGATGAGAAACTTGAGAAAGTCCTTTTGATACACCCAGATTATACACGTCAAGATTTCTCAGATAGGTTAGTTCCTCTGGTGTACGAG
The DNA window shown above is from Thermotoga profunda AZM34c06 and carries:
- the iolN gene encoding 3-dehydro-scyllo-inosose hydrolase, which encodes MPKWEIPPKEGHMEKPSGVYYQTMTMKEIEERLKKCDLIIIPVGSTENHGPNAPTGEDTFLVTRMAEQVALKTGCTVAEPIWYGFHPYHHIGMPGTVPVKDEAFIDLLVSVIAGFWNAGFRKQILLNGHGQEFVIPVAIHKFAKIFQVPAMIFNVNWYHAIQDKFKLKKDGGPYETNFIHADEVETSWSLALFPEFCHQEWAVDTTPRGYMPEGHIDKAGNLLHRAIAWYGHVGGGPIEVAAYPEGVVGKATKASAEKAKEGVEALLDYLEKLVNDIMKTYPVGKLPPANELSQRPKEELDAALKKPFEPGWRSIYSLGNMW
- a CDS encoding sugar ABC transporter substrate-binding protein, giving the protein MKRLVTLLIVAMVSVAVFSYTFYVVSHGGPADPFWGVVMKGVKDAAAKFGVDAVYLGPEKFSLKEFIDLVNSAIVKRPDGLVVTITNPVALDEPLRKAIEMGIPVVAINVPDDRSADEKIPYLCYVGMNEYLAGVYAARRMLQEFTPKRAVVAIHEPGHVGLEARAKGIADVLAEKKIPVEKLDITTDPTKALTLLKSYLTKYPDTNAIFTLGPLGAHPAIQLVEEENLVGKVKIGAIDLTTKITDAIKRGVVVFTIDQQQYLQGYLPIVFLYLYKEFGLIPHEDVLTGPSIVDKSNVEIVEKTVQLGYR
- a CDS encoding tagaturonate epimerase family protein — protein: MKKQIGYFLKEFEKLTTGKYQVYQDSIHQIDTSIFFICRDKDRKQLVIIGKKGICERFEANKIGEINDLDVVICQLSHKNCDTIKDLFSLNPKRCNKKTSFGFGDRLGIATPAHAQAAKDHDLFPIFAQQSVRELSRTQRTFKDALDSAVWGVFESGYHKDFGADADHVKQIDDLLNAAHEGYSMYTLDPSDHVRDIDKMSQKEIAEFYQSHPERRELESKYVGKTFNLSKQKLVMDEESFVKIFVTYIDVIKHVVRCYDALKSVKRDFDLEVSIDETSTPTTPLAHIFIAEELRRKGVDFQTLAPRFIGQWQKGIDYIGDLSILEKEMTIHGEIVKILSGYRLSLHSGSDKFSVYSIFAKCTEGNLHIKTAGTSYLEAIKVIAVKDAVLYRDIHRYALERFEIDRASYHVTTDLNKIPNVDKMSDTDLVKLFDIPDARQLIHITYGSILTAKESGHYLFKDRIFKVLFDNEKLHYEFVKNHMEKHLNLLKI
- a CDS encoding Gfo/Idh/MocA family protein, which translates into the protein MEKVRVGVIGSGFIGQVHLEILSTFDDVEIVGVMDVDKNRAKSVAERFKAKVFDDLRQMKDAGINAVYITSPNKTHFEYAMNALETGLNVFCEKPMTISLKDALALESKVKEKGAIFQVGHNRRFAHVYTFMKERIDNGTVKPYSFQIKMNRGELLNPPWTSDRSYTGGFLFESTLHLFDMARWLFGDIEEMYVLGKKSVYPDIDDWSIAMKMKNGIIGTFTSCAHASWMIPFERVEVYGEHMMMTNEEMERVHFCKGLGKEVESHDFTKVDFKEKWGYITENRLFIDCLKEHKTPPVTVSDGVKVIKIIDACYKAVESGSAHVRLEG
- a CDS encoding SDR family oxidoreductase, which codes for MNEAYKLFNLEGKVVVITGGAGILGSAIGRGLAKFGARIAVCDIKNFDVVASEMQKAGFEAKGYYMDVLNIDVIKKAYDEILKDFGKVDVLLNAAGGNMPQATTSAELSFFDLPLDALQKVVALNLFGGAILPSQVFGKFMVQRPEGGSIINISSMAAFRPLTRTIGYSAAKAAVSNFTQWLAVHLAMEYNKNLRVNAIAPGFFLTQQNRYLLLDEQGNLTPRGKAIIDHTPMGRFGDPDDLIGVCVWLCSEASKFVTGAVIPIDGGFNAYSGV
- a CDS encoding DeoR/GlpR family DNA-binding transcription regulator translates to MFTEERRNVILDLLRKKGKVTVNELTRQLRVSSVTIRKDLDFLEANGSIVRTHGGAILPDHSRSEWNFLKKIHQRENEKKRIAKKIVSLIEDGDTVILDSSSTNYYATFELRKSDLSMITVVTNNVFIAGKLIELGIEVLVLGGVVRENSLSLVGPWALRFLEEINVDKAFLGTTGFSIDKGFMTPSVVEADVKKAMIRSASKVYIVTDSTKFTRSAFASFALPEEVDGVITDENIPKEFEAFLLEKGVQVYKT
- the iolM gene encoding scyllo-inosose 3-dehydrogenase: MKAVRLHAKWEPRPGFKLGPKDIEGKVCWLGSKVWRYPQVVVEEVPEPKIKKPTEVLIQVKACGICGSDVHMAQADQDGYMLYPGLTGFPATLGHEFSGIVVDAGPEAINRRTNKRFEPGEPVTSEEMFWCGHCRPCADGYPNHCENLHEIGFDIDGAFAKYVISDAKYLWSLRELEKNYQGDKLFLAGSLVEPTSVAYNAVIERGGGIRPGDNVVILGGGPIGLAAVAVLKRAGGAKVILSEPSETRRKLAKELGADVVIDPTKENFVEAVLDSTNGMGAKIYLEATGLPQIVWKDIEETIWRARGVNATVVIVARADAKIPVTGEIFQVRRAQIVGSQGHSGHGNFPRVISLMATGMDMTKMISKTVKLEEIPEYIKKLQTDKELIKVTMLNP